In Leptolyngbya sp. SIO1E4, one DNA window encodes the following:
- a CDS encoding SLC13 family permease, with product MQTGQGLRHWWARQRRRQIWALLGLGVLVSLGIAGLQWMVMYSPLAILDWQGWLTLGVTAMAFVLNAVTSLPAEIVFLGSLAVLFVSGILSTPEALSGFSNDGMVTVGVLYVVVTGLQQTGALAWISQQVLGLPKARSIALIRLTAPVMVLSAFLNNTPVVAMFIPVVSDWCRKLRISPSKLMIPLSYASIFGGLCTLIGTSTNLVVSGLLVDATDHPGLGVFDITAVGLPCAIAGLVFLFMAQRWLLPVRKPVVGDRDDVRQYTLEMVVPSRSPLADKTVEQAGLRHLPGLYLAEIVRRRQVIPAVGPQEVLQEKDQLVFVGVIDSILDLHRLRGLQPATDQVFKLDTPRTERCLIEAVVSNTCPLVGQTIREGQFRTQYNAVVLAVARNGERLKGKVGDIRLQAGDTLLLETHPKFLERQRVSRDFYLVSGLPDSEPLRHEKAPIAIGALLLMVLLAGFGWFSMLKAAVLAAMIMLLTGCCAPVRALRSIEWSVLLVIAAALGISQAMQVTGAAGAISASFLGIAGDNPWLALAVVYGVTMLLTELITNNAAAALMFPVALSVAQSLGVNIMPFVIAIMIGASASFSTPIGYQTNLMVYGPGGYKFTDFARIGIPLNLLFWAMTVVIAPLVYPF from the coding sequence ATGCAGACAGGGCAAGGGCTTCGGCATTGGTGGGCCAGGCAAAGGCGCAGGCAAATTTGGGCCTTGTTGGGGTTAGGGGTACTGGTCAGCCTTGGGATTGCAGGTCTGCAATGGATGGTGATGTATTCCCCTTTGGCCATTCTTGATTGGCAGGGGTGGTTAACGTTGGGCGTCACTGCGATGGCGTTTGTTCTGAACGCAGTCACGTCTTTACCCGCAGAAATTGTTTTTCTTGGATCACTAGCGGTTCTATTTGTCAGTGGGATCTTGTCTACCCCTGAGGCCCTGAGTGGTTTCAGCAACGATGGTATGGTGACGGTTGGTGTGCTGTATGTGGTCGTGACTGGGCTGCAACAGACAGGTGCGCTTGCCTGGATTTCGCAACAGGTTCTGGGCTTGCCTAAAGCGCGATCGATCGCGCTCATCCGCCTCACAGCTCCAGTCATGGTTTTAAGTGCCTTTTTAAACAACACGCCGGTGGTGGCGATGTTTATTCCTGTGGTTAGCGACTGGTGTCGTAAGCTGCGGATTAGCCCTTCCAAACTGATGATTCCTTTGAGTTACGCCTCTATCTTTGGCGGGCTATGTACTCTGATTGGCACCAGTACGAATTTAGTCGTGAGTGGCCTGCTTGTAGATGCGACTGACCACCCAGGTCTTGGAGTCTTTGACATTACAGCTGTAGGGCTCCCTTGCGCGATCGCAGGGCTGGTCTTTCTTTTTATGGCTCAGCGCTGGCTGCTGCCAGTCCGTAAACCCGTGGTGGGCGATCGCGATGATGTGCGGCAATACACCCTAGAAATGGTTGTTCCATCCCGCAGCCCGTTAGCAGATAAAACTGTAGAACAGGCGGGACTGCGCCATTTGCCTGGATTGTACCTGGCCGAAATTGTGCGGAGACGACAGGTCATCCCGGCGGTCGGCCCCCAAGAGGTGCTGCAAGAAAAGGACCAGTTGGTGTTCGTAGGCGTCATCGATTCGATTTTGGACCTGCACCGACTCCGAGGGTTGCAGCCAGCCACAGACCAAGTTTTTAAGCTCGATACCCCCCGGACGGAGCGGTGTTTGATTGAAGCCGTCGTTTCGAATACCTGCCCATTAGTCGGGCAGACTATCCGCGAAGGGCAGTTCCGGACTCAATATAATGCGGTTGTGCTGGCCGTCGCGCGTAACGGTGAACGCCTTAAAGGGAAGGTGGGGGATATTCGTCTCCAGGCAGGAGATACCTTATTGTTGGAAACCCATCCTAAATTTCTAGAACGACAGCGGGTATCTCGAGATTTTTATCTGGTTAGCGGTCTGCCAGATTCTGAACCTCTACGCCATGAAAAAGCCCCAATCGCCATCGGAGCGCTGCTGCTGATGGTGCTATTAGCTGGGTTTGGGTGGTTCAGCATGCTTAAAGCAGCGGTGCTGGCAGCGATGATCATGTTGCTAACGGGATGCTGCGCCCCTGTGCGAGCCCTTCGCAGCATTGAATGGTCGGTACTATTAGTGATTGCAGCGGCACTGGGGATCAGCCAGGCGATGCAGGTTACCGGGGCTGCTGGGGCGATCTCAGCCTCTTTCTTGGGCATTGCGGGGGATAATCCTTGGCTGGCATTGGCTGTCGTTTATGGCGTCACCATGCTGTTAACCGAGCTGATTACTAATAACGCCGCAGCGGCCCTGATGTTTCCCGTTGCCCTGTCTGTGGCCCAAAGCTTAGGTGTCAACATTATGCCCTTCGTGATTGCCATTATGATTGGAGCTTCTGCGAGTTTCTCGACCCCGATTGGCTACCAAACCAACCTGATGGTTTATGGGCCAGGGGGCTATAAATTCACCGACTTCGCGCGTATTGGGATTCCTCTCAACCTTTTGTTTTGGGCGATGACCGTTGTGATTGCACCCTTGGTTTATCCCTTTTAG
- a CDS encoding HAD-IA family hydrolase translates to MANLRALIFDVDGTLAETERDGHRVAFNQTFQAAGLDWKWSVDLYGELLHVAGGKERIQFYIEHYAPPLPDIRDWYSFIANLHKAKTERYAAILKSGKIQLRPGVRRLMDAARKERVRLAIATTSRLENALTLLKTALTPDAHSWFDVIAAGDIVPRKKPASDIYHYVLDKMALTAEQCLVVEDTEHGLAAAAGAGLKTVVTVNDYTRNQDFSKAVGVLSHLGEPDQPCKVLAGQPLAKTHFDLAIAESILQS, encoded by the coding sequence GTGGCAAATTTAAGAGCACTTATCTTTGACGTAGATGGCACGCTGGCAGAAACAGAGCGCGACGGGCATCGGGTCGCGTTTAATCAAACCTTTCAAGCTGCAGGGCTCGACTGGAAATGGTCTGTTGACTTGTATGGTGAACTGCTCCATGTCGCTGGGGGAAAGGAGCGGATTCAGTTTTACATCGAGCACTATGCGCCGCCGCTACCAGACATCAGAGACTGGTACAGCTTTATTGCCAATCTCCACAAAGCTAAAACAGAGCGCTACGCAGCTATTTTGAAATCAGGCAAGATTCAACTCCGTCCAGGAGTACGGCGCTTGATGGACGCAGCCCGCAAAGAACGGGTCAGATTAGCGATCGCCACTACAAGCCGATTAGAAAACGCCTTAACCCTCTTGAAAACAGCGTTAACCCCTGATGCTCATAGCTGGTTCGACGTGATCGCTGCGGGAGACATCGTGCCGCGCAAGAAACCCGCCTCAGATATCTATCACTACGTGCTAGATAAAATGGCGTTAACCGCTGAGCAGTGTTTGGTGGTAGAAGATACCGAGCATGGGCTAGCCGCTGCTGCCGGAGCGGGGCTGAAAACCGTGGTAACGGTCAACGATTACACCCGAAACCAAGATTTTTCCAAAGCGGTCGGGGTTTTAAGCCACCTCGGCGAACCGGATCAGCCTTGCAAAGTTTTGGCCGGGCAACCGCTGGCCAAAACCCATTTCGACCTGGCGATCGCAGAGTCTATCTTGCAATCTTGA
- a CDS encoding tetratricopeptide repeat protein, producing the protein MSAVNRLLGGRYQFIQVLGANEASQTLLVADVHYPGHPKCVVRQLQLPTRNPMTLKFILRLLQKKVEVLEVIGQHKQIPSIFSSFAADHNFYLVQEFIPGRSLQSDLIAGKPLPETLVLSLLREALKVLAFAQEHGVVHGNLRPSKIIRHQTDNRLVLLDFGSIKNISLEVTSKDPAQWMAQTSRENQIYTAPEQHKGESRFCSDHYALGLFAIQALTGLPAEECPHAESPRFYQEMTALLQGIPNLGITTASLLARMVHPDPDRRYQKATEILADLERLREPQSAASISEETPLLTTEISVPETTLQPKKRIPWKVLGGAGLALVALVAGVLILRVPQRLLSAQRVRNAEAAAQANDSERAIALYSRALELNPENAQGLAGRSQLYFQSGNTEAALADITQALETSPENPTFAYTRGNFRFAVGDIQGAIKDYTVAIEQDSTFTQAYINRGSARADWGDDQGAVEDYTRAIDLKPATALRAAAYLNRCLSQSNLGEQILAIEDCSAAINLRPNHGLAYQNRGLVRRRLGDLQGSLQDYNIAIQIEPDSPDPYYNRGLTRQDMDDVSGALEDFSRAIAIAPDYVFAFYNRGLLQAKKGNRSEALADFRQASQLCLELGRTGCYEDALYQISQLQDGQ; encoded by the coding sequence ATGTCTGCTGTTAACAGGCTCCTCGGGGGGCGATATCAATTTATCCAGGTGCTCGGTGCGAACGAGGCTAGCCAGACGTTACTCGTGGCAGATGTTCACTATCCGGGGCATCCAAAATGTGTGGTTCGGCAGCTGCAATTGCCAACGCGCAATCCCATGACGCTCAAATTTATTCTGAGGCTGCTGCAAAAAAAAGTAGAAGTCTTAGAGGTGATCGGGCAACACAAACAAATTCCCAGTATCTTTTCCTCCTTTGCTGCGGATCATAATTTCTACTTAGTACAAGAGTTTATTCCTGGGCGATCGCTGCAAAGTGACTTGATTGCGGGTAAACCCCTGCCAGAAACTCTGGTTCTCAGCCTTCTCAGGGAGGCTCTTAAAGTGTTGGCATTTGCTCAGGAACATGGCGTCGTTCACGGTAACCTGAGACCTTCTAAAATCATTCGCCATCAAACAGATAATCGCTTGGTGCTGTTGGATTTTGGATCCATCAAAAATATTAGCTTAGAGGTCACGAGTAAAGACCCCGCTCAATGGATGGCTCAAACGTCCCGTGAAAACCAGATTTATACGGCGCCCGAGCAGCATAAAGGTGAATCCCGATTTTGCAGCGATCACTATGCGTTGGGCCTGTTTGCTATTCAGGCCCTCACTGGGCTACCTGCTGAGGAGTGCCCCCATGCGGAAAGTCCCAGGTTTTATCAAGAAATGACGGCTTTGCTGCAGGGCATTCCCAACTTGGGAATCACCACGGCCAGTCTATTGGCTCGGATGGTGCACCCAGACCCTGATCGTCGATATCAGAAGGCTACAGAAATTCTGGCTGACTTAGAGCGTCTGAGAGAGCCACAATCTGCTGCCAGCATCTCTGAAGAAACGCCGTTACTGACAACTGAGATCTCGGTACCCGAAACCACCTTGCAGCCCAAGAAACGGATACCGTGGAAGGTGTTGGGGGGCGCCGGGCTAGCTTTGGTGGCGCTGGTGGCTGGAGTGCTAATTTTAAGAGTGCCGCAACGGCTGTTATCGGCCCAGCGTGTGCGGAATGCTGAAGCCGCTGCACAGGCTAATGATTCGGAAAGGGCGATCGCGCTGTATAGTCGTGCCCTGGAGCTTAACCCCGAAAATGCCCAAGGGCTAGCTGGCCGGAGCCAGCTTTATTTTCAATCTGGCAATACAGAGGCGGCCTTAGCCGACATTACTCAGGCACTCGAAACGTCTCCTGAAAACCCTACCTTTGCCTACACGCGTGGTAATTTTCGGTTTGCGGTGGGAGATATCCAAGGGGCGATTAAAGATTACACCGTGGCTATCGAGCAAGATTCTACATTTACCCAAGCGTATATTAATCGGGGGAGTGCGCGTGCTGACTGGGGAGATGACCAAGGTGCTGTAGAAGACTATACCCGAGCCATTGATCTGAAACCGGCCACGGCACTGCGAGCGGCAGCCTACTTAAACCGTTGTTTATCGCAGTCAAATCTAGGGGAGCAAATTTTGGCGATAGAGGACTGTTCTGCCGCGATTAACTTGCGCCCTAATCATGGTTTGGCCTATCAAAACCGAGGTCTTGTCAGGCGACGGTTAGGCGATCTGCAAGGGTCGCTGCAAGATTACAACATTGCCATCCAAATTGAACCGGACAGTCCTGACCCCTACTACAATCGCGGGCTCACCCGTCAAGATATGGATGATGTGTCGGGGGCTCTGGAAGATTTCTCAAGGGCGATCGCGATTGCCCCCGACTATGTCTTTGCCTTCTATAACCGGGGGCTTCTGCAAGCTAAAAAGGGCAATCGATCAGAGGCCCTGGCCGATTTTCGTCAAGCATCGCAGCTGTGCCTAGAATTAGGCCGCACCGGATGCTATGAAGACGCACTATACCAGATTTCACAACTCCAAGACGGTCAGTAA
- a CDS encoding aromatic ring-hydroxylating dioxygenase subunit alpha, whose amino-acid sequence MLVTQQPVFQRFWYPVIPMHLLGETPQAFTLLGQPIVLWLTEAGTPAAVRDRCCHRTAQLSLGHVEKGRLCCPYHGWQFNETGACVRVPQLKEGDTIPECYRVDAYHCQAKYGYAWVCLGEPITDIPEIAEATAADYRVIQEFYEPWCCAGLRVMENEMDLAHPTFVHTSTFGSEEHPVPDALDIEGTDWGIRVRGLLGVVNPDLQQKNLKMDSNETVRTLEMDWFLPFTVKLKIAYPNGLEHIIVNTMTPIDDGTSQMVQFCVRNDTEAETPSSEVIAFDRQVTLEDKRILESTDYDVPLAMGKEQHMFTDKPGIMVRKKIAALLKAHGEVEQTRDLLR is encoded by the coding sequence ATGCTAGTGACCCAACAACCGGTATTCCAAAGATTCTGGTATCCCGTTATTCCAATGCATCTGTTGGGGGAGACGCCGCAAGCGTTTACCCTGCTAGGGCAGCCTATTGTGTTGTGGCTGACGGAGGCGGGAACTCCGGCGGCGGTGCGCGATCGCTGCTGTCATCGGACGGCTCAGCTCTCTTTGGGGCATGTAGAAAAGGGGCGTCTCTGTTGCCCTTACCATGGCTGGCAGTTTAATGAAACTGGGGCCTGCGTGCGAGTTCCCCAGCTAAAAGAGGGAGACACTATTCCAGAGTGCTACCGAGTTGATGCCTATCACTGTCAAGCAAAGTATGGTTATGCCTGGGTCTGTTTAGGAGAACCCATTACCGATATTCCCGAGATTGCAGAAGCGACAGCTGCCGACTATCGGGTTATCCAAGAGTTTTATGAGCCGTGGTGCTGTGCCGGGCTGCGCGTGATGGAAAACGAAATGGACTTGGCCCATCCAACCTTTGTCCATACCTCTACGTTTGGCAGCGAGGAGCACCCGGTTCCGGACGCGTTAGACATTGAAGGTACCGACTGGGGCATCCGTGTCCGGGGATTGTTGGGGGTCGTGAACCCAGACCTGCAGCAAAAGAACCTCAAAATGGATTCCAACGAAACCGTCCGTACCCTGGAGATGGACTGGTTTTTACCCTTCACCGTCAAACTCAAAATTGCTTATCCCAATGGCCTGGAGCACATTATCGTCAACACCATGACGCCGATTGATGATGGCACCTCACAAATGGTGCAGTTCTGCGTGCGCAACGATACTGAGGCAGAGACTCCTAGCAGTGAGGTCATTGCCTTCGATCGCCAGGTCACCCTGGAAGACAAGCGTATTTTAGAATCCACGGATTACGATGTGCCGCTAGCTATGGGTAAAGAGCAACACATGTTTACCGATAAGCCAGGCATCATGGTGCGCAAAAAGATTGCGGCTCTGCTCAAGGCCCATGGTGAAGTGGAACAAACCCGCGATTTGCTTCGATAG
- a CDS encoding MATE family efflux transporter: MKRRLTEGPVGSQLIKLTLPMVWGVFAIIAFNLVDTYFVGQLGTAQLAAMSFTFPVVMTLGSLAMGLGIGASSVIARAIGEGDMRRVQRFTTNSLTLALTAVILFVSLGLVTIDPLFQALGAGPEVMPFIRDYMQIWYFGMVFLVVPMVGNSAIRAAGNTLTPSIIMTLAAATNIILDPLLITGAWGFPRLELQGAALATVIARATTLVAALLVLRFKENLLSTQLPDLEETLWCWRDILTVGLPAAAASMITPISIGVITSLLAVHGAAAVAGFGVASRIESFALITVMALSASIGPFVGQNWGAQQFGRVRLALRQSFLFCMGWGLLMAVALGVGARSLSALFNQDPAVLAVATQYLWLVPISYGTAGIIQVASSAFNAMGKPIPSIVMTTARMFVLYIPLAYLGSRVAGPTGIFIAALVSNLVVGLGAYGWNRRACHRPPAVEPTQPKVLHSPHT, from the coding sequence ATGAAACGAAGATTGACTGAAGGCCCCGTGGGCTCCCAGCTCATTAAGCTCACGCTGCCGATGGTGTGGGGTGTATTTGCCATCATTGCATTCAACCTGGTGGATACCTATTTTGTCGGTCAGCTGGGTACCGCGCAGCTGGCTGCCATGAGCTTTACGTTCCCGGTAGTGATGACCCTGGGCAGCTTGGCAATGGGGCTGGGTATCGGCGCGTCGTCAGTGATTGCTCGGGCGATCGGCGAAGGCGATATGCGCCGGGTGCAGCGCTTTACCACCAATAGCCTGACGCTGGCCCTGACAGCGGTCATCCTGTTTGTGTCTTTAGGGCTCGTGACTATCGACCCCCTCTTTCAGGCACTGGGGGCAGGGCCAGAGGTGATGCCGTTTATACGAGACTACATGCAGATTTGGTATTTCGGCATGGTGTTTTTGGTGGTGCCGATGGTGGGCAATAGCGCTATCCGGGCAGCAGGCAACACCCTCACGCCCAGCATCATCATGACCCTGGCAGCCGCTACCAATATCATCCTCGACCCCCTCCTGATTACAGGAGCCTGGGGATTTCCGCGCCTAGAGCTACAGGGGGCGGCCCTGGCCACGGTTATTGCTCGGGCCACCACGCTGGTGGCAGCGCTGCTTGTCCTGCGCTTTAAGGAAAATCTGCTCTCGACACAACTCCCCGATCTGGAAGAAACCCTCTGGTGTTGGCGAGACATTTTGACGGTGGGCTTACCCGCCGCTGCCGCCAGCATGATTACCCCCATCTCCATTGGGGTGATCACCAGTTTATTAGCCGTCCATGGAGCGGCAGCAGTGGCGGGGTTTGGGGTCGCTTCCCGCATAGAATCATTTGCGCTGATTACAGTCATGGCTCTGTCGGCCAGCATTGGCCCGTTTGTGGGTCAAAACTGGGGAGCACAGCAATTTGGCCGAGTTCGGCTGGCACTGCGCCAGAGCTTTCTGTTTTGCATGGGTTGGGGCCTGTTGATGGCCGTTGCGTTGGGGGTGGGCGCGCGATCGCTCTCGGCCCTGTTCAATCAAGACCCAGCCGTGCTAGCCGTCGCCACACAATACCTTTGGTTGGTGCCCATTAGCTATGGCACAGCGGGCATTATCCAGGTCGCCAGCTCTGCGTTTAACGCTATGGGCAAACCGATACCTTCAATCGTCATGACCACTGCCCGTATGTTTGTCCTCTATATTCCGCTGGCCTATCTGGGCAGCAGAGTCGCGGGGCCAACCGGTATTTTTATCGCTGCCCTAGTGTCAAATCTAGTCGTGGGGTTGGGCGCTTACGGGTGGAATCGGCGAGCCTGTCACCGTCCCCCTGCCGTGGAACCCACTCAGCCAAAGGTGCTGCATTCTCCCCACACGTGA
- a CDS encoding GUN4 domain-containing protein, protein MKTIDHLWVKYSNGQFGLSVQKQIYVECGANLDGEYPGAEIWRQFGDQVGWRVKGDWIGYSKVIFNTSAPFGHFPRGGVFGFFVLGWYGFLSSHIETCKV, encoded by the coding sequence TTGAAAACGATTGATCACCTGTGGGTGAAATACAGCAACGGTCAATTTGGCTTGAGTGTGCAAAAGCAAATTTACGTCGAGTGTGGTGCTAACCTCGACGGCGAGTACCCTGGTGCTGAAATCTGGAGGCAATTCGGTGATCAAGTGGGTTGGCGAGTGAAAGGGGACTGGATCGGCTACTCCAAAGTCATATTTAATACATCAGCACCTTTTGGCCACTTCCCCCGAGGAGGTGTTTTTGGTTTTTTTGTGTTGGGGTGGTATGGGTTTCTCTCCTCTCACATCGAGACTTGTAAAGTCTAA
- a CDS encoding TenA family transcriptional regulator translates to MALTCAQLLTSYHAEWQDATVHPFLTQCKEATISPLQFNTWLVQDALFVTEFTRFVGRTLAAAPATHFDALLSGLGALQDELRWFHEKAAERSLNLATPRQLTCQIYCDFMGNQVNTPYPVQAIALWAIEFAYNQGWQLPGEMPAPYTEFAERWGNPGFTDYVQVLANQADEALETASAEIQHQAEATFLRVAALEKDFWQMAYDAE, encoded by the coding sequence ATGGCACTGACTTGCGCACAATTACTGACTTCTTACCATGCTGAGTGGCAAGACGCTACCGTTCATCCATTTTTAACTCAGTGCAAAGAGGCCACTATCAGCCCGCTGCAGTTTAATACCTGGCTCGTTCAGGATGCCTTATTTGTGACAGAGTTCACCCGGTTTGTAGGACGGACATTGGCGGCAGCCCCGGCAACACATTTTGATGCCCTGCTGAGTGGTTTAGGGGCTCTCCAGGATGAGCTTAGATGGTTTCACGAGAAGGCCGCTGAGCGATCGCTCAATCTAGCCACCCCCCGTCAACTCACCTGTCAGATCTATTGCGACTTTATGGGCAATCAGGTGAACACGCCCTATCCAGTACAGGCGATCGCCCTGTGGGCCATTGAATTTGCTTACAACCAAGGCTGGCAACTCCCAGGGGAAATGCCAGCTCCTTACACCGAATTTGCAGAGCGCTGGGGCAACCCTGGCTTTACAGACTATGTGCAGGTACTTGCCAACCAAGCCGATGAAGCCCTAGAGACTGCATCTGCCGAGATTCAACATCAGGCCGAAGCCACCTTTTTACGCGTCGCAGCCTTAGAAAAAGACTTTTGGCAAATGGCTTACGACGCTGAGTAG
- a CDS encoding TIGR03960 family B12-binding radical SAM protein: MAVSVESLLTPEINKPARYLGNERGAVHKSWQATTVRWVLTYPEIYEVGASNLGHIILYSILNTQPRQLCDRAYLPAPDLAQKLKETETPLFAVESRRSLTDFDILGFSLSYELGATNILEMLTLAGIPLTWQARDAAQTWDVGAGSWPLIFAGGQTATSNPEPYADFFDFIALGDGEELLPEIGLVLEEGKAAGLSREALLLDLAQVPGVYVPRFYDMAEDGSVSPNRPDVPPRVLRRVATPMPHYAIGLVPYVETVHDRLTVEIRRGCTRGCRFCQPGMLTRPARDVEPEEVISAIEKGMRATGYNEFSLLSLSCSDYLALPAVGVEVKNRLHNENISLSLPSQRVDRFDENIANVIGGTRQTGLTFAPEAGTQRMRDIINKGLTNEELLRGVKTAYEQGWDRVKLYFMIGLPGETDADVLGIAETVRWLQQECRQRGRKPLKVNLTISNFTPKPHTPFQWHSVSTSEFLRKQALLGDEFQKMRGIKSNFTDVRISAMEDFVGRGDRRLAAVVKRAWELGAGMDSWWESLDRAFGAWTQAIEEAGLSWKYRQVETGEWTVMETQGDEQTPALETPLPWDHLDTGIDKRWLQEDLKRALAAATVPDCSFEGCSHCGVCGSDFGHNIVVPPPAIPEFSGHFQPNQNRVQRIRVWLGKLGEMALLSHLDLVRLFDRAVRRASLPIAFTGGYHPGPRISPANALPLGATSSGEIVDFELTEAIDLADFRVRLAAQLPPAMPIYDVADVPLSSASATKVLEQAEYLLLLEPEATASSPVRADWLAWIRSLLAMTDVSWEHTTKSGKKKQVNLRDRLFEMTLADEDAYAYLPQRSLDSDRPAQKLIRYVGSCRNDGTLLRPEHVVYMLEQAAHQPLRLLHTHRLQLLLDSSQNRSSVEACC; the protein is encoded by the coding sequence GTGGCAGTTTCGGTTGAATCACTTCTGACCCCTGAAATCAACAAACCCGCCCGGTATTTAGGCAACGAACGCGGAGCTGTTCATAAGTCTTGGCAGGCGACCACCGTGCGTTGGGTGTTGACGTATCCCGAAATTTATGAGGTGGGAGCGTCTAACCTAGGGCACATCATTCTCTACAGCATTTTGAATACGCAGCCGCGCCAGTTGTGCGATCGTGCCTATCTGCCTGCCCCTGATTTAGCGCAAAAGCTGAAAGAAACCGAGACGCCCCTCTTTGCGGTGGAATCGCGGCGATCGCTGACTGACTTTGACATTTTGGGCTTCAGTTTGTCCTATGAGCTAGGTGCCACCAACATCTTAGAAATGCTAACCCTGGCGGGGATCCCCCTGACCTGGCAAGCGCGGGATGCTGCCCAAACCTGGGATGTTGGTGCCGGTAGCTGGCCGCTCATTTTTGCAGGAGGGCAGACGGCCACCTCTAACCCGGAACCCTATGCCGACTTTTTTGACTTCATTGCCCTGGGGGATGGGGAAGAACTGCTGCCAGAAATTGGCTTGGTTCTGGAAGAGGGCAAAGCCGCTGGCCTGAGTCGAGAGGCGCTGCTGTTGGATCTAGCCCAGGTGCCGGGGGTCTATGTGCCTCGGTTTTATGATATGGCTGAAGATGGCTCAGTGTCTCCCAACCGCCCCGACGTACCACCCCGAGTTTTGCGGCGGGTGGCTACGCCGATGCCCCACTATGCGATCGGCCTGGTGCCCTATGTAGAAACGGTGCACGATCGCCTCACGGTCGAGATTCGACGCGGCTGCACGCGCGGCTGCCGGTTTTGCCAGCCAGGAATGCTGACGCGCCCAGCCCGAGATGTTGAACCGGAGGAGGTGATCAGCGCCATTGAAAAAGGGATGCGCGCCACCGGGTATAACGAATTTTCTCTGCTGTCCCTGAGCTGTTCAGACTATTTGGCGCTGCCTGCCGTTGGGGTGGAGGTGAAAAACCGCCTGCACAACGAGAATATTTCCCTCTCGTTGCCCAGCCAACGAGTGGATCGCTTTGATGAAAACATTGCTAACGTCATTGGCGGTACCCGGCAAACGGGCCTGACCTTTGCCCCAGAGGCGGGGACCCAGCGCATGCGAGACATCATCAATAAAGGGCTGACCAACGAAGAACTCTTGCGCGGGGTGAAAACCGCTTACGAGCAAGGGTGGGATCGCGTCAAGCTCTATTTCATGATTGGTCTGCCCGGAGAAACCGATGCCGATGTCTTAGGTATTGCAGAAACGGTGCGCTGGCTACAGCAGGAGTGCCGCCAGCGGGGCCGTAAACCGCTCAAGGTCAACCTGACGATTTCGAACTTTACCCCGAAACCCCACACGCCGTTTCAGTGGCATTCTGTTTCTACCAGTGAGTTTTTGCGCAAACAGGCGCTCTTGGGAGACGAGTTCCAGAAAATGCGGGGCATCAAGTCTAACTTTACCGATGTCCGCATTTCGGCCATGGAAGATTTTGTGGGGCGGGGCGATCGCCGCCTGGCCGCCGTCGTCAAACGCGCCTGGGAACTTGGCGCGGGGATGGATTCCTGGTGGGAAAGCCTGGATCGTGCTTTTGGTGCCTGGACTCAGGCAATTGAGGAAGCCGGACTGTCCTGGAAATATCGCCAGGTAGAAACGGGCGAGTGGACCGTGATGGAAACCCAGGGGGACGAACAGACCCCTGCTTTGGAAACCCCCCTGCCGTGGGATCACCTGGATACTGGCATCGACAAGCGGTGGCTACAGGAAGACCTGAAGCGAGCGTTGGCGGCCGCAACCGTGCCTGATTGTTCCTTTGAAGGGTGTTCTCACTGTGGGGTGTGTGGTTCTGACTTTGGCCACAATATAGTGGTGCCGCCGCCTGCAATTCCCGAATTTTCTGGCCATTTTCAGCCCAATCAAAACCGGGTACAGCGGATACGGGTTTGGTTAGGCAAACTGGGTGAAATGGCACTCCTCAGCCATCTTGATTTGGTGCGGTTATTTGACCGGGCCGTGCGGCGGGCCTCTCTACCCATTGCTTTCACAGGAGGCTATCACCCAGGTCCTCGCATTTCTCCTGCCAATGCCCTGCCGTTGGGCGCGACCAGCTCAGGTGAAATTGTGGACTTTGAGCTGACTGAAGCGATAGATTTAGCAGACTTTCGTGTCAGACTTGCCGCCCAGCTGCCGCCAGCAATGCCCATTTACGACGTGGCGGATGTGCCTTTATCTAGTGCGTCGGCCACAAAAGTGTTGGAACAGGCGGAATATTTGCTGCTATTGGAGCCAGAAGCAACGGCATCGTCTCCGGTTAGGGCGGACTGGTTGGCATGGATACGGTCTCTGTTGGCCATGACAGACGTCTCCTGGGAGCACACCACTAAATCAGGGAAAAAGAAGCAAGTGAATCTGCGCGATCGCCTGTTTGAGATGACCCTTGCAGATGAAGATGCCTATGCCTATTTGCCCCAGCGATCGCTAGACAGCGATCGGCCTGCACAGAAGCTCATTCGGTATGTGGGGAGCTGTCGCAACGATGGTACCCTGCTGCGCCCAGAGCATGTGGTCTACATGCTGGAGCAGGCTGCGCATCAACCCCTGCGGTTATTGCATACCCATCGTCTGCAGCTGTTATTAGACTCTTCTCAAAACCGGTCATCTGTAGAGGCCTGCTGCTAG